A stretch of the Chanos chanos chromosome 1, fChaCha1.1, whole genome shotgun sequence genome encodes the following:
- the cdpf1 gene encoding cysteine-rich DPF motif domain-containing protein 1 encodes MGTAVEGTVRGMFTCEVCDLSSPFTYYGQKPPNTRAIVLLEECFVMKDPFSPDKERFLILGSKCSLCNKDVCVGTDCSLFYTKRFCLPCVRQHLDQFPQQVQSELAKKKPVQKTS; translated from the exons ATGGGGACTGCTGTTGAGGGAACTGTTCGAGGAATGTTTACATGTGAAGTCTGTGACTTATCAAGTCCATTCACGTACTACGGCCAGAAGCCTCCTAATACCAGAGCTATAGT GCTTTTGGAGGAGTGCTTTGTCATGAAAGACCCATTCAGTCCTGACAAAGAGAGGTTTCTAATTTTGGGATCCAAGTGCAGTTTGTGTAACAAGGACGTTTGTGTTGGCACG GACTGCAGTTTGTTCTATACCAAACGATTCTGCTTGCCATGTGTAAGACAGCATCTGGACCAGTTTCCACAACAGGTACAATCTGAGTTGGCCAAGAAAAAACCTGTCCAGAAAACATCTTGA